A section of the Hippea sp. KM1 genome encodes:
- a CDS encoding uroporphyrinogen decarboxylase family protein has protein sequence MQSDLFLETLKGKKSNYTPVWFMRQAGRFLRSYRRIRERYPLLEMFTNKELIIEITLLPESLGVDTLIIFSDILIPLKLFGARIIYEDGKSPMVIMDKNNIQYHKNLDELDFLFEAIGEVKKEKKNLALLGFAAAPFTLLCYVFGGAEFFKLRGLMYENPNGFKRLMDLTTNMTIDYLSRQLESGCDAVQLFDSWAGLLDEKTYRDLVLPFNQRIAKTIKPSIYFIKNSHHLNHLLNKMDFNGFSIDWRSDLVQIHASVNRCVQGNLDNTVLFADNATIRAKAKEILNQTRNIPHIFNLGHGVLPQTDEEKLKMLSDFIHDESDRLG, from the coding sequence ATGCAAAGTGATCTGTTTTTAGAAACGCTAAAAGGCAAAAAATCAAACTATACGCCTGTCTGGTTCATGCGACAGGCCGGGCGGTTTTTAAGAAGTTACAGAAGAATCAGGGAGAGATACCCGCTGCTTGAGATGTTCACAAACAAGGAGCTAATCATAGAAATCACGCTCCTTCCTGAAAGCTTAGGGGTTGATACCCTCATCATCTTCAGCGATATACTCATACCACTGAAGCTCTTTGGTGCAAGGATAATCTATGAAGACGGCAAAAGCCCTATGGTAATAATGGACAAAAACAACATACAATACCACAAAAACCTCGATGAGCTGGATTTTCTATTTGAAGCCATAGGTGAGGTAAAGAAAGAGAAGAAAAACCTCGCTCTATTGGGTTTTGCCGCAGCCCCGTTTACGCTTTTATGTTATGTATTCGGTGGGGCGGAGTTCTTCAAGCTCAGGGGCTTGATGTATGAAAACCCAAACGGCTTCAAAAGGCTTATGGATCTAACAACCAATATGACTATAGATTACTTAAGCAGACAGTTAGAGTCAGGCTGCGATGCTGTTCAGTTGTTTGATAGCTGGGCCGGCCTATTGGATGAGAAAACCTATAGAGACCTGGTTCTACCCTTCAACCAGAGGATTGCCAAAACCATCAAACCGTCTATCTATTTTATAAAGAACTCACACCACCTAAACCACCTCCTAAACAAGATGGACTTCAACGGCTTTAGTATCGACTGGCGCAGCGACCTTGTACAGATACACGCCTCGGTCAACAGATGCGTTCAGGGCAATCTGGACAACACCGTTCTTTTTGCAGATAATGCAACGATAAGGGCCAAAGCAAAAGAGATACTCAACCAAACAAGAAACATTCCGCACATATTCAACTTAGGCCATGGCGTTCTGCCCCAGACGGATGAAGAAAAACTAAAGATGCTCTCAGACTTCATACACGATGAATCAGACCGTCTTGGTTAA